One window of Candidatus Methanomethylicota archaeon genomic DNA carries:
- a CDS encoding 2,3-bisphosphoglycerate-independent phosphoglycerate mutase, with product MVEKKIVLIVADGMGDRLIPKLGNKTPLEVANKPVMDELARLGVTGIMDVVGVGVPPGSAPANLALLGYDPYKYYTGRGAFEALGLGLDLMPGDVAFRANFATVDSDFHVLDRRAGRSLREGDVLAEAVSKIKLESAKDVSIIFKRGVEHRGVLILRGSGLSRDVSDIDPEKEGVKINMSKPLANTPEARKTAEILNEFTLKSFEVLSRHPANLSRMSRGEKPANIILCRGAGTLPSVEKFTDRYGLRGVCIAGIPLIKGVARAVGLDVLNVEGATGGLDSDFMAKADAAIKSALNYDFIFVHVKAPDTASHDGLIDRKIEVIERIDRMVGRILDGLSGYELYLAITADHCTPVSLKEHSGDPVPVLIYGPNIVNDDVNSYSERACMKGGLGRIRGLDLLPILINYAGKAAKFGE from the coding sequence ATGGTTGAGAAGAAGATTGTACTTATAGTTGCTGATGGTATGGGTGATAGACTAATTCCAAAACTTGGAAACAAAACCCCATTGGAGGTTGCAAATAAACCAGTAATGGATGAATTGGCGAGGCTCGGTGTTACTGGCATTATGGATGTTGTTGGAGTTGGAGTCCCCCCGGGGAGTGCACCTGCAAACCTTGCACTTCTAGGTTATGATCCATACAAGTACTATACTGGTAGAGGGGCTTTTGAAGCTCTTGGTTTAGGTTTAGATTTAATGCCTGGGGATGTGGCATTTAGAGCAAATTTTGCAACTGTTGACAGTGATTTCCATGTTTTAGATAGGAGGGCTGGTAGGAGTCTTAGGGAGGGGGATGTATTAGCTGAAGCTGTGAGCAAGATTAAATTGGAGTCTGCAAAAGATGTATCAATAATTTTTAAGCGTGGTGTAGAGCATAGGGGGGTGCTTATATTGAGGGGTTCAGGTTTGTCTAGGGATGTTAGTGACATAGACCCTGAGAAGGAGGGTGTGAAGATAAATATGTCGAAACCCTTGGCAAACACCCCTGAAGCTAGGAAGACTGCTGAAATCCTAAATGAATTCACATTGAAGAGCTTTGAAGTTTTATCACGACACCCAGCAAATCTCTCTAGAATGTCTAGGGGTGAGAAGCCTGCAAACATAATTTTATGTAGAGGGGCGGGGACGTTGCCAAGTGTGGAGAAGTTCACTGATAGATATGGGTTGCGTGGTGTATGTATTGCAGGAATCCCGCTAATTAAGGGTGTTGCAAGAGCTGTTGGATTGGATGTTTTGAATGTTGAGGGTGCTACTGGTGGATTGGATAGTGATTTCATGGCTAAAGCTGATGCAGCCATTAAATCAGCGTTAAACTATGACTTTATCTTTGTTCACGTTAAGGCCCCTGATACTGCTAGTCATGATGGTTTAATTGATAGGAAGATTGAAGTCATTGAGAGGATTGATAGGATGGTTGGGAGGATATTGGATGGTTTAAGTGGATATGAATTGTATTTAGCCATAACAGCTGATCACTGCACCCCAGTTTCATTAAAGGAGCATTCCGGGGATCCGGTTCCAGTATTGATTTATGGTCCAAATATAGTTAATGATGATGTAAATAGCTATAGTGAGAGGGCTTGTATGAAGGGTGGTCTTGGACGTATAAGGGGTTTAGATTTACTTCCAATACTCATAAATTATGCTGGTAAAGCTGCGAAGTTTGGTGAGTGA
- a CDS encoding cyclic 2,3-diphosphoglycerate synthase, whose amino-acid sequence MVRNVIILGAAGRDFHNFNVFFRGNPEFRVVAFTATQIPGIAGRIYPPELSGPLYPNGIPIYPESELPELIRKFNVDEVVFSYSDVSHEHVMHLASIAMSCGASFRLLGPRDVMLKSSKPVIAVCAIRTGAGKSTVSRRVCDALKGFGVKFVVVRHPMPYGDLKAQVVQRFEKIEDLERFNCTVEEKEEYEPHLRRGYVVYAGVDYEAILRRAESEADVIVWDGGNNDFPFFKPDLLIVVADPLRAGHEDKYFPGEVNARMADVIVINKVNVADEKSVKLVEENVRRLNPRAIIVKATSEVYVDDPSVIRGKRVLTIEDGPTLLHGDLKFGAGYVAARKFGASEIVSPKSCAVGSIREVVEKNDLLSVPALGYGEKQLRELEATINNADCDGVIIATPTDLRRFITIKKPSTMVSFELNEIEGPSLKSIVKEFLSKRK is encoded by the coding sequence ATGGTTAGGAATGTAATAATACTTGGTGCTGCCGGCAGAGACTTCCACAATTTCAATGTCTTCTTTAGGGGGAACCCTGAATTTAGAGTTGTGGCTTTCACTGCAACTCAAATTCCTGGTATAGCTGGTAGGATTTACCCTCCAGAGCTTTCAGGACCCCTATATCCAAATGGCATACCAATATATCCTGAATCTGAGCTTCCAGAATTAATTAGGAAGTTTAATGTTGATGAAGTTGTCTTTTCATATAGCGATGTATCCCATGAGCATGTCATGCACCTGGCTTCCATAGCCATGAGTTGTGGTGCATCCTTTAGGCTTCTAGGTCCAAGGGATGTAATGCTGAAATCCAGTAAGCCAGTTATAGCTGTTTGTGCCATTAGAACTGGTGCTGGTAAGAGTACTGTTTCGAGGCGGGTATGCGATGCTCTTAAGGGTTTTGGGGTTAAGTTTGTTGTAGTTCGCCATCCAATGCCCTATGGTGATCTTAAAGCTCAAGTTGTTCAGAGATTTGAGAAGATTGAGGATTTGGAGAGGTTCAATTGTACCGTTGAGGAGAAGGAGGAGTATGAACCCCATTTACGTAGGGGTTATGTGGTTTATGCTGGGGTTGATTATGAGGCTATTTTGAGGAGAGCTGAATCTGAGGCTGATGTGATCGTTTGGGATGGTGGAAATAATGATTTCCCATTCTTCAAGCCTGACCTATTGATCGTCGTTGCAGATCCACTTAGAGCTGGTCATGAAGACAAGTACTTCCCCGGTGAAGTTAATGCGAGGATGGCTGATGTGATAGTCATAAATAAGGTTAATGTGGCTGATGAGAAGAGTGTTAAATTGGTTGAGGAGAATGTTAGGAGGCTTAATCCACGTGCAATTATAGTTAAAGCTACATCTGAAGTTTATGTTGATGATCCAAGTGTAATTAGGGGGAAACGTGTATTAACCATTGAAGATGGACCTACACTCTTGCATGGAGATTTAAAGTTTGGAGCTGGATATGTGGCTGCAAGGAAGTTTGGTGCATCTGAAATTGTTTCACCAAAGTCTTGTGCAGTTGGATCTATTAGGGAGGTTGTTGAGAAGAATGATCTACTCTCAGTTCCAGCCCTTGGATATGGTGAAAAGCAATTACGTGAACTTGAAGCCACCATAAATAATGCTGATTGTGATGGTGTGATAATAGCAACCCCCACGGATCTTAGAAGATTTATCACCATTAAGAAACCATCCACCATGGTTAGCTTTGAATTGAATGAGATTGAAGGCCCCTCATTGAAGAGCATAGTTAAAGAATTCTTATCTAAGCGTAAATAG
- a CDS encoding M14 family metallopeptidase codes for MRNLAHTNTKLPPPLFIILIVIVQIPHITTVTAEVSIHKLESMDVRGGIYTLYTIANNGYMNVTYKSLEKYTETPSINVIINVNGLEKWAVYSLTNRKLLYGEIQDWNIYPLWIPKCIQLNDEIPIYNYETKFKCIFKNDTTIILSHGNEKLIYDPFTGALIEGEVRLDGYGQLYLKLNKTNMKIRREYFSDDLYFDWETLTLKLMKLEKEYANILKVYSIGRSVLGREIWCCEIKASEYEDGVVLIDGGMHGSEVIGVKVAYSILERILSEYNELQSRGVLKRLTLIIIPMLNPDGVEMTKYSPPTPSIRLKDGRCNANGVDLNRNFNYEWSAGGSPLYNSTVYRGEVAESEPEVKALKDLMQRRKIVFYLNFHSGVRQIIIPAYQANPYLNVYANITSTLSNIFGFEIVRGGVYGGSANWCLMARGEPAPSIIIELYGGGTNALNVDWFLFYNPVDEVEIRKLTILGYQATIQILLNAKRWRDMMFEKTPPQLPWESMKTALTVTIIIVLGLAIYIKLRKSQGRIKDKSSPTKPPINVEAKFTT; via the coding sequence ATGAGAAATCTTGCACATACAAATACAAAACTTCCTCCACCACTCTTCATAATACTCATCGTCATTGTACAGATACCTCATATAACGACTGTAACGGCTGAAGTATCGATTCACAAATTAGAATCGATGGATGTTAGAGGGGGGATTTACACGCTATACACCATTGCCAATAATGGATATATGAATGTAACATACAAATCCCTAGAAAAGTATACTGAAACACCATCAATAAATGTGATTATAAACGTAAATGGATTGGAAAAGTGGGCAGTATACAGCCTAACAAATAGGAAACTCTTGTACGGTGAAATACAAGATTGGAATATATATCCACTATGGATACCGAAATGCATACAATTAAATGATGAAATACCAATATACAACTACGAAACAAAATTCAAGTGCATATTTAAGAATGATACCACAATCATACTATCACATGGAAATGAGAAGCTTATCTACGATCCATTCACCGGAGCGCTCATTGAAGGTGAAGTAAGATTAGATGGCTATGGGCAACTATACTTAAAGCTCAACAAAACAAATATGAAGATTAGGAGGGAATACTTTAGCGACGACTTATACTTTGATTGGGAGACGCTAACACTTAAACTAATGAAGTTGGAGAAGGAATATGCGAATATACTAAAGGTTTACAGTATAGGTAGGAGCGTGTTGGGTAGAGAGATATGGTGTTGCGAGATAAAGGCTTCAGAATATGAGGATGGAGTGGTATTAATTGATGGGGGGATGCATGGAAGTGAAGTTATAGGGGTTAAAGTTGCATATTCAATTCTAGAGAGAATCCTCTCAGAATATAATGAACTGCAGAGTAGAGGGGTATTGAAGAGGCTAACCCTAATAATAATACCGATGCTAAACCCGGATGGCGTGGAAATGACGAAATATTCACCACCAACACCAAGCATAAGATTGAAGGATGGTAGATGCAATGCCAATGGAGTTGACTTAAATAGGAATTTCAATTATGAATGGAGTGCTGGCGGCTCACCACTATACAATTCAACAGTTTACAGAGGGGAAGTGGCTGAAAGTGAACCTGAAGTTAAAGCTCTAAAAGATTTAATGCAAAGGAGGAAGATAGTATTCTACCTAAACTTCCATTCTGGAGTGAGACAAATAATAATACCAGCATATCAAGCAAATCCATACCTAAACGTATATGCCAACATAACATCAACACTATCAAACATATTCGGATTCGAAATAGTTAGAGGGGGAGTTTATGGGGGCTCAGCAAACTGGTGTTTAATGGCGAGGGGGGAACCAGCACCATCAATCATAATAGAATTGTATGGTGGAGGAACGAATGCATTGAATGTAGACTGGTTCCTATTCTACAATCCAGTGGATGAAGTGGAAATACGTAAACTCACAATACTGGGCTACCAAGCAACCATACAAATACTATTGAATGCAAAGAGGTGGAGGGATATGATGTTCGAGAAGACTCCGCCACAATTACCATGGGAATCGATGAAAACAGCATTAACCGTAACGATAATAATAGTATTGGGATTAGCGATATACATTAAGTTGAGGAAATCTCAAGGGAGGATTAAGGATAAGAGTAGTCCAACAAAACCACCAATAAATGTGGAAGCAAAATTTACAACATGA
- a CDS encoding DUF92 domain-containing protein produces the protein MTFQPHVLFVELLILIVLSWISLKFRFLEPSGVVSALIIGFIVIVFGGLGWFLLLLSFYLISSLFTKYKYDFKRALGFAEAKGGARSWRNVIGNGGAAALFALGEGVFGGGIFFAAFLGSISTAVSDTLATEVGLLYPGKPRLITNFKTVEPGFSGAISPYGEAAIILSSLLMGISAAILRIEPGFSFVKVVCIAVLSGFIGSTIDSLLGATLQAGYWCDKCNSFSEDPIHNCGCEARFFKGVRFINNHVVNFASTFIGGFVGLLLSLILP, from the coding sequence TTGACATTTCAGCCACATGTGCTATTCGTGGAATTGCTGATTTTGATCGTATTATCATGGATTTCCCTTAAATTCCGATTTCTAGAACCTTCCGGTGTTGTTTCAGCCCTCATTATTGGCTTTATTGTAATAGTTTTTGGTGGTTTGGGCTGGTTCCTCCTCCTCTTATCCTTCTATTTGATTTCAAGTTTGTTTACAAAGTATAAGTATGATTTTAAGAGGGCTTTAGGTTTTGCTGAGGCTAAGGGTGGAGCTAGATCTTGGAGGAATGTTATTGGTAATGGTGGTGCAGCGGCTTTATTTGCATTGGGTGAGGGGGTGTTTGGTGGTGGAATATTTTTTGCAGCATTCCTTGGATCCATATCTACAGCTGTATCTGATACATTGGCAACCGAGGTTGGCTTACTTTATCCTGGGAAACCTAGGCTCATAACGAATTTTAAGACTGTTGAACCAGGTTTTTCTGGTGCTATTTCACCATATGGGGAGGCTGCGATAATATTATCTTCACTTCTAATGGGAATTTCAGCTGCAATACTTAGAATTGAACCTGGATTCTCATTTGTTAAGGTTGTATGTATAGCTGTATTGTCTGGCTTTATAGGTTCAACTATTGATAGCCTTTTAGGAGCAACACTTCAAGCTGGATATTGGTGTGATAAGTGCAATTCATTTTCTGAGGATCCTATACATAATTGTGGTTGTGAAGCTAGATTCTTTAAGGGGGTTCGCTTCATAAACAATCATGTTGTAAATTTTGCTTCCACATTTATTGGTGGTTTTGTTGGACTACTCTTATCCTTAATCCTCCCTTGA
- a CDS encoding bifunctional hydroxymethylpyrimidine kinase/phosphomethylpyrimidine kinase, with protein MRIYRALTIAGSDSGGGAGIQADLKTFSAFQVYGMTVITALTAQNTMEVRGVYPIPPEFVKMQMEAVIEDIGVDAAKTGMLYDEGITNVVCEEVIKNRIPLIVDPVMIAKSRAKLLKDEAIKALKEKLIPIAKVVTPNIPEAEVLTGYKIEDYNTMRKAAIDIQSTGVEAVVIKGGHLAGSEVVDILYYNGGFHEYRKGRIESRCTHGTGCVFSAAMTALIARGFGIVEAFKIASEFMGKAISEGVMVGKGHGPVNPMAKLYEDANRYNAWRNVMKVVEAIEGDEKISQLIPEVRMNIGEAIPNAKSFEDVCAVDGRITVVNGKPRAAGQVKFGASRHIANIILSAMNFNEEVRAAANIKYSDEILEACMKAGFKIAEFSRREEPEEIKSVEGGTLKWGVKRAIESLGGIPDIIYDRGDIGKEAMIRIIGRSAEEVFNKIMKIMEAKNKG; from the coding sequence TTGAGGATTTATAGGGCATTAACGATAGCTGGATCGGATTCAGGTGGTGGAGCTGGAATACAAGCCGATTTGAAAACATTTTCAGCATTCCAAGTCTATGGAATGACGGTTATAACTGCATTAACAGCACAGAATACTATGGAGGTTAGAGGGGTATATCCAATACCACCAGAATTTGTTAAAATGCAAATGGAAGCCGTAATTGAGGATATAGGGGTTGATGCAGCTAAAACTGGAATGCTATATGATGAGGGAATAACAAATGTGGTTTGTGAAGAAGTGATCAAAAATAGAATACCTTTAATAGTGGATCCAGTCATGATAGCAAAATCCCGTGCAAAACTCTTAAAAGATGAAGCAATTAAAGCATTAAAGGAGAAGCTTATACCCATAGCAAAAGTTGTTACACCAAACATACCTGAAGCAGAAGTCCTAACTGGATACAAGATTGAAGATTACAATACAATGAGGAAAGCTGCAATAGATATACAATCAACAGGGGTTGAAGCAGTTGTAATTAAGGGGGGACATCTAGCTGGAAGTGAAGTTGTGGATATACTATATTATAATGGGGGGTTCCATGAATATAGGAAGGGGAGGATTGAAAGTAGATGTACGCATGGAACTGGATGCGTATTCTCAGCAGCAATGACTGCACTAATAGCCAGAGGATTTGGAATTGTAGAGGCATTTAAAATTGCAAGCGAATTTATGGGTAAAGCTATAAGTGAGGGGGTAATGGTTGGTAAAGGTCATGGACCAGTAAACCCCATGGCTAAACTTTACGAAGATGCCAACAGGTATAATGCGTGGAGAAATGTCATGAAGGTTGTGGAAGCGATCGAGGGGGATGAGAAGATATCTCAACTAATACCTGAAGTTAGGATGAATATTGGTGAAGCAATACCAAATGCAAAAAGCTTTGAAGATGTATGCGCAGTTGATGGAAGGATAACAGTAGTGAATGGAAAGCCTAGAGCGGCTGGACAAGTTAAATTTGGAGCATCAAGGCACATAGCAAACATAATACTCTCAGCCATGAACTTCAATGAGGAGGTGAGGGCAGCTGCAAACATAAAGTATAGTGATGAAATCTTAGAAGCATGTATGAAGGCTGGATTTAAGATAGCTGAATTCAGTAGGAGGGAGGAACCTGAGGAAATAAAGAGTGTTGAGGGAGGAACTTTAAAATGGGGTGTGAAAAGGGCTATAGAAAGTTTAGGTGGAATTCCAGATATAATATATGATCGTGGAGATATTGGTAAGGAGGCTATGATAAGAATTATTGGAAGAAGTGCGGAGGAAGTCTTCAATAAAATTATGAAGATAATGGAGGCAAAAAATAAGGGGTAA
- the cysS gene encoding cysteine--tRNA ligase: protein MVFKIYNTLTSRKEVFKPLSRSLVRMYVCGPTVYDKTHIGHAKAYVAFDVLRRYLEFKGYNVLEVVNITDIDDKIIRKSIELKVDYREIADKYYRDFMEACEKLNIRRAHIYPKATEHIEDMINIIKELIEKGYAYEADGNVYFDVKKFKDYGKLSKINLEQVKTQEEGVGKRNPQDFALWKKAKPMEPYWDSPWGPGRPGWHIECSAMSSKYLGKQFDIHGGGEDLIFPHHENEIAQSEACFNKTPWVKYWVHVGLLMMGKDKMSKSYGNIITVEEITAKYSPMKVRFYLISGHYRSQMVFQEENLESVGAAYERILNTISALKSISSAMDVKVKEGSLKRVMDVGRIRRRFLEALDDDLNTPKAIAEIHSLTNFANDEIIPKEDNLAARVALKVYEDAYRILGVFRETFEEERVGEDKRLYELINLLITVRQIHRSRKDWEVADLIARGLRSLGIELSDQKDKTVWWFKST from the coding sequence ATTGTGTTCAAGATATATAACACGTTAACTTCACGTAAGGAGGTTTTTAAACCACTAAGTAGAAGTCTTGTGAGAATGTATGTGTGTGGACCAACAGTATACGATAAGACACATATAGGACATGCAAAGGCATACGTAGCCTTCGATGTTTTGAGGAGGTATTTGGAGTTTAAGGGTTACAATGTTCTAGAAGTGGTTAACATAACTGATATCGATGATAAGATAATTAGGAAATCCATTGAATTGAAAGTGGATTATAGGGAGATTGCAGACAAATATTATAGGGATTTCATGGAGGCATGTGAAAAACTAAACATAAGGAGAGCACACATATATCCAAAGGCTACAGAACACATTGAAGACATGATAAATATAATTAAGGAGCTTATTGAGAAGGGGTATGCATATGAAGCTGATGGAAATGTATACTTCGATGTGAAGAAGTTCAAAGATTATGGTAAATTATCAAAGATAAATTTGGAGCAAGTGAAAACACAAGAGGAGGGTGTTGGTAAGAGGAATCCACAAGACTTCGCATTATGGAAGAAGGCTAAACCAATGGAGCCATATTGGGATAGCCCATGGGGACCTGGGAGACCTGGATGGCACATAGAATGCTCAGCCATGTCCTCAAAGTACCTTGGAAAACAATTCGATATACATGGTGGTGGGGAAGATCTAATATTCCCACACCATGAAAATGAGATAGCGCAAAGTGAAGCATGCTTCAATAAGACACCATGGGTTAAATATTGGGTTCACGTTGGACTTCTAATGATGGGGAAAGATAAAATGTCGAAATCATATGGGAATATAATTACGGTTGAGGAGATAACTGCAAAATACTCACCAATGAAGGTTAGATTCTACCTTATTAGTGGGCATTATAGAAGTCAAATGGTGTTTCAAGAAGAGAACCTTGAATCTGTGGGGGCAGCATACGAGAGAATATTGAATACGATATCAGCATTGAAGAGTATATCATCAGCAATGGACGTGAAGGTTAAGGAGGGCTCATTAAAGAGGGTTATGGATGTAGGTAGGATTAGGAGGAGATTCTTAGAAGCATTGGATGACGATTTAAATACACCAAAAGCCATAGCAGAAATACATTCACTAACCAACTTTGCCAACGATGAAATAATACCGAAAGAGGATAACTTGGCTGCAAGGGTAGCCCTAAAAGTTTATGAGGATGCATATAGAATACTTGGAGTTTTTAGGGAGACATTCGAAGAGGAGAGGGTAGGGGAGGATAAAAGGTTGTATGAACTAATAAACCTACTAATAACAGTGAGGCAGATACATAGGAGTAGGAAAGATTGGGAAGTAGCGGATCTTATAGCAAGGGGATTGAGAAGTCTTGGAATAGAGTTATCGGATCAAAAGGATAAAACCGTATGGTGGTTTAAGAGCACTTAA
- a CDS encoding deoxyhypusine synthase translates to MRGSVLSDILRDKVVDIRVCKTKSARDIVEMYGLMGGFSSKFVYDAYKILVEMFSDKDCKVFLSFTANLLATGLRGVISELIEKGFIDVIITTGGSVDHDVARALGGSYYHGDFSYDDAFLKEHGIFRLGNILIPQDSYGVIIEKFTWNLLDELTKVKSVWGVRELLSEVGARLNDDNSFLRQAYLRGVPVYIPGIVDSCFGTSLLMYSQSHKFNIDVLKDQKELSDIVFDSKVTGALMIGGGISKHHTIWWNQFKGGLDYAVYLTTAFEYDGSLSGAQIREAVSWGKVKPEAKKVTVYGDATIILPILLAAVYESLNVKCS, encoded by the coding sequence TTGAGGGGTTCAGTATTGTCGGATATATTGCGGGATAAAGTTGTGGATATTAGAGTTTGTAAGACTAAGAGTGCTAGGGATATTGTTGAAATGTATGGTTTAATGGGTGGATTCTCATCTAAATTTGTTTATGATGCATATAAGATATTAGTGGAAATGTTTAGTGATAAAGATTGTAAAGTCTTCCTCTCCTTTACAGCTAATCTATTGGCTACAGGTCTTAGGGGGGTTATATCTGAATTGATAGAGAAGGGGTTTATTGATGTAATTATAACCACTGGGGGTTCTGTTGATCATGATGTGGCTAGAGCGCTTGGTGGTAGTTATTATCATGGTGATTTCAGTTATGATGATGCATTCCTAAAGGAGCATGGCATATTTAGGCTTGGAAACATCCTCATCCCACAGGATTCTTATGGTGTTATAATTGAGAAGTTTACTTGGAATTTATTGGATGAACTTACTAAGGTTAAGTCTGTTTGGGGTGTTAGGGAATTGTTGAGTGAAGTTGGAGCTAGATTGAATGATGATAATTCATTCCTTAGACAGGCGTATTTGAGGGGGGTTCCAGTATACATTCCTGGAATTGTGGATTCATGTTTTGGAACTAGCCTATTAATGTATTCCCAATCCCACAAGTTTAATATTGATGTCCTTAAGGATCAGAAGGAGCTTTCGGATATAGTTTTTGATAGTAAGGTTACTGGGGCATTGATGATTGGTGGTGGAATATCGAAACATCATACCATATGGTGGAATCAATTTAAGGGTGGCTTAGATTATGCGGTATATTTGACTACTGCATTTGAATATGATGGTAGTTTGAGTGGTGCACAGATTAGGGAGGCTGTAAGTTGGGGTAAAGTTAAGCCTGAAGCTAAAAAGGTTACTGTTTATGGAGATGCCACGATAATTCTGCCAATCTTATTAGCTGCAGTGTATGAGTCTCTCAATGTTAAGTGCTCTTAA
- a CDS encoding DUF87 domain-containing protein — translation MLRREYILNTISRYPIDKIIGINSTTIISIITISALTLTIGIIIWVKSGEKIFIGFDGIKPVYIDISGNKHIVIFGMTGSGKTETAKRILKGSKKGKLIIDWSGEYLDYKSVEPSELKINLKQEDVIDAIISTFQLTIPQQTLLIEAVKNGGGSLRDVINDVKEIECESDSGREVRDALLRRLSILEKLNLFNGSRNLMEIEAIDLSKMAFEAKKLASNIILKSFYNNPKPRILVIEEAQNIMPRNQNPDSINTLELIINELRKHGVNVILIAQTPSQISTVYRNAEYIILHKMRLTHYEIQELGLKPEDAEAISKLDVGECIILSGGSKRKVKVKTVKRDIEKVVKVMETTNCKEDIKVEESGNENNSSSGKKWDYDDIMIKLMEIEGNYKKLMDRIRGIESVKIAENPIKLGEFIDRTEDNIRKTNLAVNILKDKLTLMEEELEKKIIEAKQINGKIEKLEKQTAMNTNKTIELEKRITDIIMKMRDFEEWVKEALSKIEYKQ, via the coding sequence ATGTTAAGGAGAGAATACATTTTAAACACCATATCAAGATATCCAATTGACAAGATAATTGGTATCAATTCTACTACGATAATTTCCATCATAACAATATCGGCATTAACGTTGACCATTGGAATAATTATTTGGGTTAAGAGTGGCGAGAAAATATTCATAGGCTTTGATGGTATAAAGCCAGTTTACATAGACATTTCAGGGAATAAGCACATAGTCATATTCGGAATGACTGGAAGTGGAAAAACTGAAACTGCAAAAAGGATTTTAAAGGGGAGTAAGAAGGGGAAGCTTATAATAGATTGGTCAGGAGAATATTTAGATTACAAATCTGTAGAGCCATCGGAATTGAAAATAAATTTGAAGCAAGAAGATGTCATAGATGCCATTATAAGCACATTCCAATTAACCATACCCCAACAAACCCTACTAATAGAGGCTGTAAAGAATGGTGGGGGAAGCTTAAGAGACGTCATAAACGATGTGAAGGAAATCGAATGCGAAAGTGATTCTGGAAGGGAAGTTAGAGACGCATTACTGAGAAGACTATCAATACTGGAAAAGTTAAACTTATTCAATGGATCTAGAAATTTAATGGAAATTGAAGCTATAGACCTATCCAAAATGGCTTTTGAAGCAAAGAAACTTGCCTCAAACATAATACTAAAATCATTCTACAACAACCCAAAACCAAGAATACTAGTGATAGAAGAAGCTCAAAACATCATGCCCAGAAACCAAAATCCAGATAGCATAAACACATTGGAATTAATAATAAATGAACTTAGAAAGCATGGTGTAAATGTTATATTAATAGCTCAAACACCAAGCCAAATATCCACAGTATACAGAAACGCAGAATACATAATTCTACACAAAATGAGACTAACACATTACGAGATACAAGAACTTGGATTAAAACCGGAAGATGCTGAAGCCATATCAAAACTGGATGTGGGGGAATGTATAATTTTAAGTGGAGGAAGTAAGAGGAAGGTTAAAGTGAAGACTGTTAAGAGGGATATTGAAAAAGTAGTTAAAGTGATGGAAACAACCAATTGCAAAGAAGACATTAAGGTAGAGGAATCTGGAAATGAAAATAATAGTTCGAGTGGGAAGAAATGGGACTACGATGATATCATGATTAAGTTAATGGAAATCGAGGGGAATTACAAGAAGTTAATGGATAGGATAAGGGGGATTGAAAGTGTTAAAATAGCGGAGAATCCTATAAAACTGGGGGAATTCATAGATAGAACGGAAGATAATATTAGGAAAACAAACCTTGCAGTAAACATACTAAAAGACAAATTGACATTAATGGAGGAAGAATTGGAAAAGAAGATTATTGAAGCAAAGCAAATTAATGGGAAAATTGAAAAACTGGAAAAACAAACAGCCATGAATACCAACAAAACCATCGAACTGGAAAAGAGGATAACGGATATTATAATGAAGATGAGAGATTTTGAAGAATGGGTTAAGGAGGCACTATCAAAAATTGAGTACAAACAATGA